From a region of the Triticum aestivum cultivar Chinese Spring chromosome 7D, IWGSC CS RefSeq v2.1, whole genome shotgun sequence genome:
- the LOC123164597 gene encoding probable cadmium/zinc-transporting ATPase HMA1, chloroplastic: MQFLTASAACSSSAPRPAHLLRVSRPPPFPQPRRRRAPHLPSAALSLAPRPPLLLASRRSLLFTPRAHGDHHHHHGHTHHGHGHSHGHHGHGHGHGGADVRGGGGGAAVMRMARAIGWADVADALREHLQLCCISLALLLMAAVCPHVPLLNSVGRLPAALIAVAFPLVGVSAALDALVDIADGKINIHVLMALAAFASIFMGNSLEGGLLLAMFNLAHIAEEYFTSKSMYDVRELKENHPEFALLLETSGDESAHFSNLNYAKVPVHDLEVGSHILVRAGEAVPVDGEVYQGSSTITIEHLTGETKPVERTVGDAIPGGARNLEGMMIVKVTKSWEDSTLNRIVQLTEEGQLNKPKLQRWLDEFGEHYSKVVVALSLAVALLGPFLFNWPFFGNSVCRGSIYRGLGLMVAASPCALAVAPLAYATAISSLASKGILLKGGHVLDALSSCQSIAFDKTGTLTTGKLMCKAIEPIHGHLDASNGVDPSCCTPNCESEALAVAAAMEKGTTHPIGRAVLKHSVGRDLPVVAVESFESLPGRGVVATLSGIKARDNENEFAKASIGSVEYISSLYRSYGESEQIKEAVKCSAFGPEFVQAALSVDKKVTLFHFEDEPRTGVCEVIYTLREKAKLRIMMLTGDHESSAQRVAKAVCIEEVHFSLKPEDKLNKVKAVSREGGGGLIMVGDGINDAPALAAATVGIVLAQRASATAVAVADVLLLQDNLCVVPFCIAKARQTTSLVKQSVALALTCIVFAALPSVLGFLPLWLTVLLHEGGTLLVCLNSIRALNPPTWSWADDIRQLVHSLKNHVSAKLNSSSDCSASTVPL, encoded by the exons ATGCAGTTCCTCACCGCCTCCGCCGCGTgctcctcctccgccccgcgccccGCGCACCTCCTCCGCGTCTCGAGGCCCCCTCCCTtcccccagccccgccgccgccgcgccccccacCTACCCTCCGCGGCGCTGTCCCTAGCCCCCAGgcccccgctcctcctcgcctcgcgCCGCTCCCTGCTCTTCACCCCCCGCGCCCACGgcgaccaccaccatcaccacgggCACACTCACCACGGGCACGGCCACAGCCACGGCCACCATGgacacggccacggccacggcggggCGGACGTGCGCGGGGGAGGCGGGGGCGCGGCGGTCATGCGGATGGCGAGGGCGATCGGGTGGGCCGACGTCGCCGACGCGCTGCGGGAGCACCTGCAGCTCTGCTGCATCTCCCTCGCCCTTCTCCTGATGGCCGCCGTCTGCCCGCACGTCCCGCTGCTGAACTCGGTCGGGCGCCTGCCGGCCGCGCTCATCGCCGTCGCCTTCCCTCTTGTCGGG GTTTCTGCAGCACTTGATGCTCTTGTAGATATTGCAGATGGAAAAATAAATATCCATGTCCTCATGGCTCTTGCAGCATTTGCTTCTATATTTATGGGAAACTCATTGGAGGGTGGTTTACTTCTTGCAATGTTTAACTTAGCCCATATTG CTGAAGAGTACTTTACAAGCAAGTCAATGTATGATGTGAGGGAACTTAAGGAAAATCATCCAGAATTTGCACTATTGCTAGAAACAAGTGGAGACGAATCGGCACACTTTTCAAATCTAAATTATGCAAAAGTTCCTGTGCATGACCTTGAAGTGGGTTCTCATATTTTGGTCAGAGCTGGTGag GCTGTGCCTGTTGATGGAGAAGTTTACCAAGGATCATCCACAATCACCATAGAACACCTCACTGGGGAAACTAAACCTGTTGAGAGAACAGTGGGGGATGCTATACCAGGTGGAGCCAGGAATTTGGAAGGAATGATGATTGTAAAG GTGACCAAATCATGGGAGGATTCAACACTCAACAGAATTGTCCAGCTGACTGAAGAGGGCCAGCTAAACAAGCCAAAGTTGCAAAGATGGTTAGATGAGTTTGGGGAGCATTATAGCAAAGTTGTCGTGGCTCTGTCTTTGGCTGTTGCACTACTGGGACCATTCCTCTTTAATTGGCCCTTTTTCGGTAACTCAG TTTGTAGGGGTTCAATTTACCGTGGATTAGGACTTATGGTGGCTGCATCTCCGTGTGCATTGGCAGTAGCTCCATTAGCATATGCCACTGCAATCAGTTCTCTTGCAAGTAAG GGAATTTTATTGAAAGGTGGGCATGTCTTAGATGCCCTTTCTTCTTGTCAGTCTATTGCTTTTGACAAGACAGGCACATTAACAACTGGGAAGCTTATGTGCAAAGCAATTGAGCCCATTCATGGACATTTGGATGCGAGTAATGGTGTTGACCCTTCTTGTTGTACTCCGAACTGTGAAAGTGAAGCTCTAGCTGTTGCTGCAGCTATGGAGAAAGGAACAACCCATCCTATTGGAAG GGCAGTTTTAAAACACTCTGTTGGGAGAGACCTCCCAGTGGTTGCTGTTGAGAGTTTTGAGAGCTTACCTGGTAGAGGAGTTGTTGCTACTTTGAGTGGCATAAAG GCAAGAGACAATGAAAATGAGTTTGCTAAGGCATCTATCGGTTCTGTGGAATATATTTCTTCACTATACAGATCTTATGGTGAATCTGAACAAATAAAAGAGGCAGTAAAGTGTTCTGCATTTGGTCCTGAATTTGTCCAAGCTGCTCTCTCAGTAGATAAAAAG GTAACCCTTTTCCACTTTGAGGATGAACCCCGTACTGGTGTCTGTGAAGTTATATATACCTTAAGAGAAAAGGCTAAACTTCGAATCATGATGCTTACTGGAGATCATGAATCAAGTGCTCAGAGAGTTGCTAAAGCTGTATGTATTGAAGAAGTTCACTTCTCTTTAAAGCCAGAGGACAAGTTGAACAAAGTAAAGGCAGTTTCAAGGGAGGGAG gtGGAGGTTTAATAATGGTTGGTGATGGTATAAATGATGCACCAGCTCTTGCAGCTGCAACAGTTGGTATTGTTCTAGCACAACGCGCCAGTGCAACAGCGGTAGCTGTTGCAGATGTTCTGTTGTTGCAGGATAATTTATGTGTGGTGCCATTTTGTATCGCTAAAGCTCGTCAAACAACTTCATTG GTGAAGCAAAGCGTAGCTCTTGCATTAACCTGTATTGTTTTTGCTGCACTTCCTTCTGTCTTAGGATTTCTTCCTCTTTGGTTGACG GTTCTTCTCCATGAAGGAGGAACCCTTCTCGTTTGCTTGAACTCAATACGGGCTCTCAACCCTCCGACATGGTCTTGGGCAGATGACATCCGACAACTCGTGCATAGCCTAAAAAACCACGTCTCGGCAAAGTTGAATAGCTCCTCAGATTGCTCAGCTAGCACCGTTCCTTTGTAG
- the LOC123164598 gene encoding 11 kDa late embryogenesis abundant protein, with translation MIAFAKICKAHTAGARAATPLDMQAGRSAMEATKEAAANVGASACSGLEKTRATLQGQVDKATAHSSADREAAETRTRERVHGAEEVKRDAMLANAAAKERATAGAYHPSQGAPGIVPGGAPTGGRVEAGVAESRPIGTATGTGRPSAAHNPRVGGGAAPATGTGGQYQ, from the coding sequence ATGATAGCATTCGCCAAAATCTGCAAAGCACACACAGCTGGAGCTCGAGCAGCCACTCCACTAGACATGCAGGCCGGGCGGAGCGCCATGGAGGCCACCAAGGAGGCGGCGGCGAACGTGGGCGCCTCGGCGTGCTCCGGCCTGGAGAAGACGCGGGCCACGCTGCAGGGGCAAGTGGACAAGGCCACGGCGCACAGCTCCGCCGACAGGGAGGCGGCCGAGACGAGGACGCGGGAGCGCGTGCACGGCGCCGAGGAGGTCAAGCGGGACGCCATGCTCGCCAACGCCGCCGCCAAGGAGCGGGCCACCGCCGGGGCGTACCACCCGTCGCAGGGCGCGCCCGGGATCGTCCCCGGCGGCGCCCCCACGGGCGGCCGCGTCGAGGCCGGCGTGGCCGAGAGCCGGCCGATCGGGACCGCCACGGGCACCGGGAGGCCCAGCGCCGCACATAACCCgcgcgtcggcggcggcgctgcgCCGGCGACTGGCACCGGCGGGCAGTACCAGTGA